A window of the Apostichopus japonicus isolate 1M-3 chromosome 8, ASM3797524v1, whole genome shotgun sequence genome harbors these coding sequences:
- the LOC139971166 gene encoding uncharacterized protein, producing the protein MAQEQTTDVLKTLKEGALQCSLCLELLKDPKVLDCLHRFCRQCLDELCLKGKAQVGVIVCPCCRQNTNVPAGGAKMLKSDFLLHDILEKIQGRAKEVTGQCGSCSNTGELPKFCKTCQCVICLACVTQHEKMKVLQSHVVVSLDSQDVSESPPQGETAKVRLGSQKCSVHREETLYYSCTSCAGKIICNTCFNTAHRQHHIKSFEDVVSELKQGMKTETSSLSEMTSSDREALHLIEKKRQEVNQEISKGKILIDNVSKELIESIKQEGLQLHSQLEDKGRVLSSALNLMEEKMKKDMARSVDILTKTESYLSQAAADVSSITSGREYLGELQKVSSATQGNTLDTDWIKRQFLRFCPSGTTPSIGSVSCNHKWVLETSWDVGLIHEAKDAITGMVTLPSGKLLLSISRETQATYVIISNKDGSLGWRKNFSIQNFPPFTPCYAISLGKNTIVMAWRHVITRYDMSTNKGDSYGMKIPHGTIINSIAADEAEERIIISHSGKNEIRLYDNEINDARETIVGESHQRITKIVSHSSTETYLLCDDQGTAFAVDKYDGKTTTVFQPPSGPKTTTLSAKAVCGSREKSVFVLWLSDAVACVAQYIQYGIPVARFETSCDAALMSVTTRNGKECLVICSSRGLFHVYSISED; encoded by the coding sequence ATGGCGCAAGAGCAAACCACGGATGTTCTCAAGACATTGAAGGAAGGAGCCCTGCAATGTTCCCTTTGTTTGGAACTGTTAAAAGATCCTAAGGTTTTGGACTGTCTTCATCGCTTTTGTCGTCAATGCCTGGATGAACTTTGCTTAAAAGGAAAAGCGCAAGTTGGTGTGATTGTATGCCCCTGTTGTAGGCAGAATACGAACGTTCCTGCCGGTGGTGCTAAGATGCTAAAATCGGATTTCTTGCTTCACGATATTCTTGAAAAGATTCAAGGTAGAGCCAAAGAAGTGACTGGTCAATGTGGCTCTTGCTCAAATACAGGTGAATTACCAAAGTTCTGTAAGACCTGTCAATGTGTCATTTGTTTAGCATGTGTTACGCAACATGAGAAGATGAAGGTGCTTCAAAGTCACGTGGTGGTATCACTTGATTCTCAAGATGTTTCAGAATCTCCACCCCAAGGAGAGACCGCTAAGGTAAGGCTTGGATCACAGAAATGCTCTGTACACCGCGAAGAGACTTTGTATTATTCGTGCACTTCTTGCGCTGGTAAAATTATTTGTAATACTTGCTTTAACACGGCACATCGACAACACCACATCAAAAGCTTTGAAGACGTTGTATCAGAACTGAAACAAGGAATGAAAACAGAGACGAGTTCCTTGTCTGAGATGACAAGTTCAGACCGGGAGGCATTACATTTGAtcgaaaagaaaagacaagaagTGAATCAAGAAATTTCAAAGGGCAAGATTTTAATCGACAATGTCTCTAAAGAACTCATAGAATCAATCAAGCAAGAAGGTCTGCAACTTCATTCTCAGCTTGAAGATAAGGGTAGAGTTTTATCCTCAGCCCTTAACTTAATGGAagagaagatgaagaaagaCATGGCACGATCTGTCGATATTCTCACGAAGACTGAGTCCTATTTGTCCCAAGCTGCAGCAGATGTATCTTCCATCACATCGGGTCGTGAGTATCTCGGAGAATTGCAAAAAGTGTCCTCTGCAACACAGGGGAACACGCTTGACACCGACTGGATAAAACGACAGTTCCTTCGATTTTGTCCTTCTGGAACAACGCCCTCAATTGGATCCGTGAGTTGCAATCACAAGTGGGTTCTGGAAACCTCTTGGGATGTCGGACTGATTCATGAGGCAAAGGACGCCATCACTGGAATGGTGACGTTACCGTCGGGTAAGCTACTTCTCTCGATCTCCAGGGAAACGCAAGCGAcatatgtgataatttcaaataAAGATGGGAGCCTAGGATGGAGGAAAAACTTTTCGATTCAGAATTTCCCGCCATTCACACCTTGCTATGCTATCTCACTGGGAAAGAACACCATCGTCATGGCATGGCGCCATGTCATCACCAGATATGACATGTCAACAAACAAAGGTGACTCCTACGGTATGAAGATACCACACGGCACTATTATAAATAGCATAGCCGCAGATGAGGCAGAAGAACGAATCATAATCTCGCACAGCGGCAAGAATGAAATACGATTATATGACAATGAAATAAACGACGCGCGGGAAACAATAGTTGGTGAAAGTCATCAACGAATTACGAAAATTGTTTCACACTCATCCACAGAAACCTACCTCCTTTGTGATGACCAAGGGACGGCCTTTGCTGTTGACAAATATGATGGGAAAACCACAACAGTCTTTCAACCTCCAAGTGGACCAAAAACGACGACATTATCGGCCAAAGCAGTCTGTGGGAGCAGAGAAAAGTCCGTATTCGTGCTTTGGTTATCTGATGCGGTTGCGTGTGTGGCGCAGTACATTCAGTACGGTATTCCTGTAGCAAGGTTTGAGACCAGTTGTGATGCTGCCCTAATGTCTGTTACCACTAGAAATGGAAAGGAGTGTCTCGTTATTTGCTCCTCTAGGGGTTTATTCcatgtttattcaatatcagaGGATTAA
- the LOC139971173 gene encoding BTB/POZ domain-containing protein 17-like isoform X1 gives MVIGSINVDFVKMTEARGNHIGHRMMPAAGVPGGVIAAVGGANEPPPLPAVFVNSSSQLQPPITVSGNQEDDDDSVSSNGKDCFGNERQALRDLERFFNNTLMSDIRLKVDFETFHAHKLVLVRSSEVFERMFSSDWTDPAKQEIELVEEPECTDIFPAFLRYLYSCHIKLTLENTLPVLMLADKYNVVDLRQVCIGFATQNIIPKLPLKDVFHIWYQYATKCYHQKLIRACIIALSPKADDIISQQEWSQEWIALDKHQLIQFLKSSDLAVRNELTLFRALLKWIESPKYPERSKDMEKLLGELIEFIRFPVMTAEQLEHLERLRVVEQYHSIFVPHLLEAYKYNALTLESRAACKDSCTPRYMVRNYTDLRWDKRIVLSDYSKFVKFTEVMPRFSTRSSSYPHTSWDWEVKIYPKGSSSNNEDFRVVLYSNVVLDQPRAVEYMVSIVNNEEVLTTVTGKKNFTKSRYFTDTDIDKKVTVDKLMAENSPYLVDDNLHIQVRIKPIL, from the exons ATGGTTATTGGCAGCATAAATGTGGATTTCGTAAAGATG ACGGAGGCCCGTGGCAACCACATTGGCCACAGGATGATGCCTGCAGCAGGTGTTCCTGGAGGAGTTATTGCTGCAGTGGGTGGGGCTAACGAGCCACCGCCCCTCCCGGCGGTCTTTGTGAATTCGTCCAGTCAGCTGCAGCCTCCGATCACCGTCTCAGGGAATCAGGAGGACGATGATGACTCTGTCTCCTCAAATG GAAAGGACTGTTTTGGAAATGAGCGTCAAGCACTCCGGGACCTGGAAAGGTTTTTCAACAACACCTTGATGAGTGATATACGCCTCAAAGTAGACTTTGAAACTTTCCACGCCCACAAGTTGGTCCTGGTGCGTTCTAGCGAAGTCTTTGAGAGGATGTTCAGTTCAGACTGGACGGATCCAGCTAAGCAG GAAATAGAGTTAGTAGAGGAACCAGAGTGCACTGACATCTTTCCAGCGTTCTTGAGGTATTTATACAGCTGTCATATCAAACTGACCCTTGAGAATACTCTACCGGTCCTCATGCTGGCGGACAAGTACAACGTTGTCGATCTACGGCAAGTCTGTATAGGCTTCGCGACACAGAACATCATACCTAAATTGCCATTAAAGGATGTTTTCCACATCTGGTACCAGTACGCGACAAAGTGCTACCACCAGAAGCTTATACGAGCCTGCATCATAGCGCTGTCACCCAAAGCAGACGACATCATCTCTCAGCAGGAATGGAGCCAGGAGTGGATCGCTCTAGACAAACATCAATTGATTCAGTTTCTGAAGAGCTCAGACCTGGCTGTCAGAAACGAACTGACCTTGTTCAGGGCGCTCCTCAAGTGGATAGAATCACCAAAGTATCCCGAGAGGAGCAAAGACATGGAGAAACTCCTGGGGGAACTGATCGAGTTCATAAGATTTCCCGTAATGACCGCGGAGCAGTTGGAGCATCTCGAGAGGTTGCGAGTGGTGGAACAGTACCACAGCATCTTCGTGCCGCATCTCCTGGAGGCCTACAAGTATAACGCTCTCACGCTGGAGAGCAGGGCGGCATGCAAGGACTCGTGCACACCGAGGTACATGGTAAGAAACTACACAGATCTCAGGTGGGATAAGCGGATAGTCCTCTCAGATTACTCAAAGTTTGTCAAGTTCACTGAGGTGATGCCAAGGTTTTCGACCAGGTCGTCATCGTACCCTCACACCAGTTGGGATTGGGAGGTGAAAATCTACCCAAAGGGTTCCTCCTCCAACAATGAGGACTTCAGGGTGGTCCTTTACTCCAATGTGGTTCTGGACCAGCCGAGAGCAGTGGAGTACATGGTCTCCATCGTCAACAACGAAGAGGTGTTAACGACAGTCACCGGTAAAAAGAACTTCACAAAGTCAAGATATTTCACTGATACAGATATCGACAAGAAAGTCACAGTGGATAAATTGATGGCTGAGAATTCTCCTTACCTAGTGGACGACAACCTGCATATTCAAGTGAGAATTAAGCCGATCCTGTGA
- the LOC139971173 gene encoding BTB/POZ domain-containing protein 17-like isoform X2: MTEARGNHIGHRMMPAAGVPGGVIAAVGGANEPPPLPAVFVNSSSQLQPPITVSGNQEDDDDSVSSNGKDCFGNERQALRDLERFFNNTLMSDIRLKVDFETFHAHKLVLVRSSEVFERMFSSDWTDPAKQEIELVEEPECTDIFPAFLRYLYSCHIKLTLENTLPVLMLADKYNVVDLRQVCIGFATQNIIPKLPLKDVFHIWYQYATKCYHQKLIRACIIALSPKADDIISQQEWSQEWIALDKHQLIQFLKSSDLAVRNELTLFRALLKWIESPKYPERSKDMEKLLGELIEFIRFPVMTAEQLEHLERLRVVEQYHSIFVPHLLEAYKYNALTLESRAACKDSCTPRYMVRNYTDLRWDKRIVLSDYSKFVKFTEVMPRFSTRSSSYPHTSWDWEVKIYPKGSSSNNEDFRVVLYSNVVLDQPRAVEYMVSIVNNEEVLTTVTGKKNFTKSRYFTDTDIDKKVTVDKLMAENSPYLVDDNLHIQVRIKPIL; this comes from the exons ATG ACGGAGGCCCGTGGCAACCACATTGGCCACAGGATGATGCCTGCAGCAGGTGTTCCTGGAGGAGTTATTGCTGCAGTGGGTGGGGCTAACGAGCCACCGCCCCTCCCGGCGGTCTTTGTGAATTCGTCCAGTCAGCTGCAGCCTCCGATCACCGTCTCAGGGAATCAGGAGGACGATGATGACTCTGTCTCCTCAAATG GAAAGGACTGTTTTGGAAATGAGCGTCAAGCACTCCGGGACCTGGAAAGGTTTTTCAACAACACCTTGATGAGTGATATACGCCTCAAAGTAGACTTTGAAACTTTCCACGCCCACAAGTTGGTCCTGGTGCGTTCTAGCGAAGTCTTTGAGAGGATGTTCAGTTCAGACTGGACGGATCCAGCTAAGCAG GAAATAGAGTTAGTAGAGGAACCAGAGTGCACTGACATCTTTCCAGCGTTCTTGAGGTATTTATACAGCTGTCATATCAAACTGACCCTTGAGAATACTCTACCGGTCCTCATGCTGGCGGACAAGTACAACGTTGTCGATCTACGGCAAGTCTGTATAGGCTTCGCGACACAGAACATCATACCTAAATTGCCATTAAAGGATGTTTTCCACATCTGGTACCAGTACGCGACAAAGTGCTACCACCAGAAGCTTATACGAGCCTGCATCATAGCGCTGTCACCCAAAGCAGACGACATCATCTCTCAGCAGGAATGGAGCCAGGAGTGGATCGCTCTAGACAAACATCAATTGATTCAGTTTCTGAAGAGCTCAGACCTGGCTGTCAGAAACGAACTGACCTTGTTCAGGGCGCTCCTCAAGTGGATAGAATCACCAAAGTATCCCGAGAGGAGCAAAGACATGGAGAAACTCCTGGGGGAACTGATCGAGTTCATAAGATTTCCCGTAATGACCGCGGAGCAGTTGGAGCATCTCGAGAGGTTGCGAGTGGTGGAACAGTACCACAGCATCTTCGTGCCGCATCTCCTGGAGGCCTACAAGTATAACGCTCTCACGCTGGAGAGCAGGGCGGCATGCAAGGACTCGTGCACACCGAGGTACATGGTAAGAAACTACACAGATCTCAGGTGGGATAAGCGGATAGTCCTCTCAGATTACTCAAAGTTTGTCAAGTTCACTGAGGTGATGCCAAGGTTTTCGACCAGGTCGTCATCGTACCCTCACACCAGTTGGGATTGGGAGGTGAAAATCTACCCAAAGGGTTCCTCCTCCAACAATGAGGACTTCAGGGTGGTCCTTTACTCCAATGTGGTTCTGGACCAGCCGAGAGCAGTGGAGTACATGGTCTCCATCGTCAACAACGAAGAGGTGTTAACGACAGTCACCGGTAAAAAGAACTTCACAAAGTCAAGATATTTCACTGATACAGATATCGACAAGAAAGTCACAGTGGATAAATTGATGGCTGAGAATTCTCCTTACCTAGTGGACGACAACCTGCATATTCAAGTGAGAATTAAGCCGATCCTGTGA
- the LOC139971173 gene encoding BTB/POZ domain-containing protein 17-like isoform X3, giving the protein MMPAAGVPGGVIAAVGGANEPPPLPAVFVNSSSQLQPPITVSGNQEDDDDSVSSNGKDCFGNERQALRDLERFFNNTLMSDIRLKVDFETFHAHKLVLVRSSEVFERMFSSDWTDPAKQEIELVEEPECTDIFPAFLRYLYSCHIKLTLENTLPVLMLADKYNVVDLRQVCIGFATQNIIPKLPLKDVFHIWYQYATKCYHQKLIRACIIALSPKADDIISQQEWSQEWIALDKHQLIQFLKSSDLAVRNELTLFRALLKWIESPKYPERSKDMEKLLGELIEFIRFPVMTAEQLEHLERLRVVEQYHSIFVPHLLEAYKYNALTLESRAACKDSCTPRYMVRNYTDLRWDKRIVLSDYSKFVKFTEVMPRFSTRSSSYPHTSWDWEVKIYPKGSSSNNEDFRVVLYSNVVLDQPRAVEYMVSIVNNEEVLTTVTGKKNFTKSRYFTDTDIDKKVTVDKLMAENSPYLVDDNLHIQVRIKPIL; this is encoded by the exons ATGATGCCTGCAGCAGGTGTTCCTGGAGGAGTTATTGCTGCAGTGGGTGGGGCTAACGAGCCACCGCCCCTCCCGGCGGTCTTTGTGAATTCGTCCAGTCAGCTGCAGCCTCCGATCACCGTCTCAGGGAATCAGGAGGACGATGATGACTCTGTCTCCTCAAATG GAAAGGACTGTTTTGGAAATGAGCGTCAAGCACTCCGGGACCTGGAAAGGTTTTTCAACAACACCTTGATGAGTGATATACGCCTCAAAGTAGACTTTGAAACTTTCCACGCCCACAAGTTGGTCCTGGTGCGTTCTAGCGAAGTCTTTGAGAGGATGTTCAGTTCAGACTGGACGGATCCAGCTAAGCAG GAAATAGAGTTAGTAGAGGAACCAGAGTGCACTGACATCTTTCCAGCGTTCTTGAGGTATTTATACAGCTGTCATATCAAACTGACCCTTGAGAATACTCTACCGGTCCTCATGCTGGCGGACAAGTACAACGTTGTCGATCTACGGCAAGTCTGTATAGGCTTCGCGACACAGAACATCATACCTAAATTGCCATTAAAGGATGTTTTCCACATCTGGTACCAGTACGCGACAAAGTGCTACCACCAGAAGCTTATACGAGCCTGCATCATAGCGCTGTCACCCAAAGCAGACGACATCATCTCTCAGCAGGAATGGAGCCAGGAGTGGATCGCTCTAGACAAACATCAATTGATTCAGTTTCTGAAGAGCTCAGACCTGGCTGTCAGAAACGAACTGACCTTGTTCAGGGCGCTCCTCAAGTGGATAGAATCACCAAAGTATCCCGAGAGGAGCAAAGACATGGAGAAACTCCTGGGGGAACTGATCGAGTTCATAAGATTTCCCGTAATGACCGCGGAGCAGTTGGAGCATCTCGAGAGGTTGCGAGTGGTGGAACAGTACCACAGCATCTTCGTGCCGCATCTCCTGGAGGCCTACAAGTATAACGCTCTCACGCTGGAGAGCAGGGCGGCATGCAAGGACTCGTGCACACCGAGGTACATGGTAAGAAACTACACAGATCTCAGGTGGGATAAGCGGATAGTCCTCTCAGATTACTCAAAGTTTGTCAAGTTCACTGAGGTGATGCCAAGGTTTTCGACCAGGTCGTCATCGTACCCTCACACCAGTTGGGATTGGGAGGTGAAAATCTACCCAAAGGGTTCCTCCTCCAACAATGAGGACTTCAGGGTGGTCCTTTACTCCAATGTGGTTCTGGACCAGCCGAGAGCAGTGGAGTACATGGTCTCCATCGTCAACAACGAAGAGGTGTTAACGACAGTCACCGGTAAAAAGAACTTCACAAAGTCAAGATATTTCACTGATACAGATATCGACAAGAAAGTCACAGTGGATAAATTGATGGCTGAGAATTCTCCTTACCTAGTGGACGACAACCTGCATATTCAAGTGAGAATTAAGCCGATCCTGTGA
- the LOC139971188 gene encoding protein lin-52 homolog isoform X2, protein MSNCIKMETNLENIPEFAELDTNLLSNETLDRSSPELWPERIPGVDDFAALKSPAAETTSKPWEADLQKNDINMLNELGSLPTNELMKKVKGLQNVAYQLGLEESREMTRGRYLKIFSGPTKK, encoded by the exons ATGTCAAACTGTATCAAGATGGAAACAAACCTGGAGAACATCCCTGAATTTGCTG AACTGGACACCAATTTGCTCAGCAATGAGACGCTTGATAGGTCTTCACCTGAACTGTGGCCAGAGCGAA TTCCTGGGGTAGATGATTTTGCTGCTTTAAAGAGC CCAGCTGCTGAAACCACTAGCAAACCATGGGAGGCAGATTTACAAAAGaatgacattaacatgttgaacg AACTTGGAAGTTTGCCTACAAATGAGCTAATGAAGAAAGTCAAAGGTCTGCAGAATGTAGCATATCAGCTTGGTTTGGAAGAGT CACGAGAGATGACGAGGGGGCGCTATCTCAAGATATTTTCTGGACCGACAAAGAAGTGA
- the LOC139971188 gene encoding protein lin-52 homolog isoform X1: MSNCIKMETNLENIPEFAELDTNLLSNETLDRSSPELWPERSVLNFGFPYLVPGVDDFAALKSPAAETTSKPWEADLQKNDINMLNELGSLPTNELMKKVKGLQNVAYQLGLEESREMTRGRYLKIFSGPTKK, from the exons ATGTCAAACTGTATCAAGATGGAAACAAACCTGGAGAACATCCCTGAATTTGCTG AACTGGACACCAATTTGCTCAGCAATGAGACGCTTGATAGGTCTTCACCTGAACTGTGGCCAGAGCGAA GTGTTCTCAATTTTGGTTTTCCCTATTTAGTTCCTGGGGTAGATGATTTTGCTGCTTTAAAGAGC CCAGCTGCTGAAACCACTAGCAAACCATGGGAGGCAGATTTACAAAAGaatgacattaacatgttgaacg AACTTGGAAGTTTGCCTACAAATGAGCTAATGAAGAAAGTCAAAGGTCTGCAGAATGTAGCATATCAGCTTGGTTTGGAAGAGT CACGAGAGATGACGAGGGGGCGCTATCTCAAGATATTTTCTGGACCGACAAAGAAGTGA